One region of Miscanthus floridulus cultivar M001 chromosome 19, ASM1932011v1, whole genome shotgun sequence genomic DNA includes:
- the LOC136529369 gene encoding C2 and GRAM domain-containing protein At1g03370-like isoform X3, giving the protein MTKPAARSASTVSEAVAVAESARRVAPMKLLVRVVEARGLPAVHLNGSSDPFVKLKLGKRRAKTAVVKRSLAPAWDEEFSFLVGDVAEELVVSVLNEDKYFSNDLLGLVRVPLSQVMETDDLSLGTQWYQLQPKSKKSKKKCRGEVCLHVSLSTRTHVSDESQSVPHPPSDDLASSSDSPIERKTLSTTCSCIDLSAVSSIEPRATHSSFERFPDSILDLPARSSVEEAASEPGPPAADTDATPPNPSSVVEVLSRYFFRKPENAAPTVQHPTASDTDQPVDHRLQEPNASSSEDREIPEKGTVAPESSLDELLKVMESKDQGSEMPVNLPGGVLVDESYVAAPTELNSLLFSPSSDFWPAVAELQGTSGFQIEPWKLDSNESCVQRTLTYTKAASKLVKAVKATEEQKYLKAAANSYAVFSVVSTPDVPCGNCFKVEILYCITPGPHLSSEEQTSHLTVSWRVNFVQSTMIKGMIENGAKQGMAEGYAQFSEVLNQKLKVAELDDANSNKEKILASLHAQKETGWRLIVRFLGNFTFIFSVAIALYVIAHLHLSKPDVTHGLEYFGLDLPDSIGEVVVCAVLILQGQSIVKVTRRFLCAWKQRGSDHGVKAHGDGWLLTVALIEGTGITATGSSDLFDIYVVFTCNAKRKTSSIKFQTSDPKWNEIFEFDAMDDPPSRMDVAIYDSSGQCVIGHTEVNFLKNNLSELTDIWLPLNGKCDQASNPKLHLRIFLNNSRGTEVVMNYLAKMGKEVGKKINLRSTQTNVAFRKLFALPPEEFLIDDFTCHLKRKMPLQGRLFFSPRIVGFYANIFGHKTKFFFLWEDVDDIQVIPATLSIGSPSLMIILRKDRGLEAKHGAKGTDHHGRLKFNFQSFVSFNDAYRIITAIWKIRALSPEQKGEAIEKDEVKELLPEEGGSLFTNVDVKMSEIFSSVLSVDEVPWSTK; this is encoded by the exons ATGACGAAGCCGGCggcgaggagcgcgtcgacggtgtcggaggcggtggcggtggcggagagCGCGCGGCGGGTGGCGCCGATGAAGCTGCTGGTGCGCGTGGTGGAGGCGCGGGGCCTCCCCGCCGTGCACCTCAACGGCTCCAGCGACCCCTTCGTGAAGCTCAAGCTGGGCAAGCGCCGCGCCAAGACGGCCGTCGTGAAGCGCAGCCTGGCCCCCGCCTGGGACGAGGAGTTCAGCTTCCTCGTCGGCGACGTCGCCGAGGAGCTGGTGGTGTCGGTGCTCAACGAGGACAAGTACTTCAGCAACGACCTGCTGGGCCTGGTCCGGGTGCCGCTGTCGCAGGTCATGGAGACCGACGACCTCTCCCTCGGCACCCAGTGGTACCAGCTCCAGCCCAAGAGCAAGAAGTCCAAGAAGAAATGCCGCG GAGAAGTTTGTCTGCACGTATCATTGTCCACAAGAACCCACGTATCTGACGAATCACAGAGTGTTCCTCATCCTCCTTCAGATGACTTAGCATCCAGTTCAGACAGCCCCATTGAGCGCAAAACATTATCGACAACATGTAGCTGCATCGACCTATCAGCCGTTTCCAGCATCGAACCCCGAGCAACTCACAGCAGCTTCGAACGATTCCCGGACAGCATTCTGGATCTTCCAGCCCGGAGTAGCGTGGAAGAGGCAGCCTCTGAACCTGGACCACCAGCTGCAGACACTGATGCAACGCCGCCAAATCCGTCATCGGTGGTAGAGGTCTTGTCCCGCTATTTCTTCAGGAAACCTGAGAATGCTGCTCCTACTGTGCAGCATCCGACTGCATCAGACACTGATCAGCCAGTTGATCATCGGTTGCAAGAGCCAAACGCGAGCTCATCAGAAGATCGTGAAATCCCTGAGAAAGGCACGGTGGCACCTGAGTCAAgtcttgatgagctgctcaaagTCATGGAGTCGAAAGATCAAGGCAGTGAGATGCCAGTCAACTTGCCTGGTGGTGTGCTGGTTGACGAATCTTATGTCGCCGCGCCGACCGAGTTGAACTCTCTCCTGTTCTCTCCGAGTTCAGACTTCTGGCCAGCAGTGGCAGAGCTTCAGGGAACAAGTGGGTTTCAGATTGAACCATGGAAACTTGACAGCAATGAGAGCTGTGTGCAAAGAACATTGACTTACACAAAAGCTGCAAGCAAGTTGGTTAAAGCTGTGAAAGCCACAGAAGAACAGAAGTACCTGAAAGCAGCCGCAAATTCTTACGCGGTGTTTTCTGTTGTCAGCACTCCTGATGTTCCCTGCGGAAATTGCTTCAAGGTGGAGATACTGTACTGTATCACACCAGGTCCCCATCTATCATCTGAAGAGCAAACATCTCATCTTACTGTAAGCTGGAGGGTAAACTTTGTTCAGAGCACAATGATAAAAGGAATGATTGAGAATGGTGCAAAACAAGGCATGGCCGAAGGTTATGCGCAGTTCTCTGAAGTACTAAACCAGAAGCTTAAAGTAGCCGAGCTTGATGATGCTAATTCaaacaaagaaaagattttagccTCATTACATGCACAAAAGGAAACAGGTTGGCGGTTGATTGTCCGCTTTCTCGGGAACTTCACATTCATATTCTCTGTTGCCATAGCACTATATGTTATAGCACACCTTCATTTGTCCAAGCCTGATGTGACGCATGGGCTTGAGTATTTTGGCCTTGACCTTCCAGATTCAATTGGGGAGGTTGTAGTTTGTGCAGTTTTAATTCTTCAGGGGCAGAGCATTGTCAAAGTAACACGGCGCTTCTTATGTGCATGGAAACAAAGAG GTAGTGACCATGGGGTCAAAGCTCACGGTGATGGTTGGTTGTTGACTGTTGCACTCATCGAAGGCACTGGTATTACAGCTACTGGTTCATCTGACCTATTTGATATCTATGTTGTTTTTACATGCAATGCTAAGAGGAAAACAAGCTCAATTAAATTTCAGACATCAGATCCAAAATGGAACG AGATATTCGAATTTGATGCTATGGATGATCCTCCATCAAGGATGGATGTTGCTATATATGATTCGAGCGGACAATGTGTCATTGGTCACACAGAAGTCAACTTTTTGAAAAACAATTTGTCAGAATTAACTGACATATGGCTTCCTCTCAATGGGAAGTGTGATCAAGCAAGTAACCCTAAATTGCATTTGAGAATATTTTTGAACAACTCGAGGGGGACTGAAGTTGTCATGAATTACCTAGCAAAGATGGGAAAAGAAGTTGGTAAGAAG ataaatttgcggtCAACCCAAACAAATGTAGCATTCCGAAAGCTGTTTGCCCTCCCTCCAGAAGAGTTCCTCATCGACGATTTCACCTGCCATCTGAAACGGAAGATGCCACTTCAG GGCCGCCTCTTTTTCTCTCCAAGAATAGTTGGATTTTATGCCAACATATTTGGACACAAAACCAAGTTTTTCTTTTTGTGGGAGGACGTCGATGACATCCAGGTTATCCCTGCTACACTGTCAATCGGTAGCCCGTCTTTGATGATCATCCTTCGAAAGGATAGAGGTTTAGAAGCAAAACATGGTGCCAAGGGAACAGATCATCATGGAAGACTCAAATTTAATTTCCAATCTTTTGTTTCCTTCAATGATGCTTACAG GATAATCACAGCAATTTGGAAAATTCGAGCACTCAGTCCAGAACAGAAGGGGGAGGCGATCGAAAAAGATGAAGTGAAAGAACTACTGCCTGAAGAAGGCGGATCCTTGTTCACTAATGTGGATGTTAAAATGTCTGAAATATTTTCATCAGTTCTTTCTGTTGAT GAGGTCCCCTGGAGCACAAAATGA
- the LOC136525247 gene encoding uncharacterized protein, which produces MGDHHLQLHRPASIEKIAVPEKKALFLHAAGASPEGKQLGASSHEAAAVSITPRTATNKQPASPRACLCSPTLHAGSFRCRLHRGIGGGGSVGSGLHEMSKKPGGV; this is translated from the coding sequence ATGGGGGATCATCATCTGCAACTGCACAGGCCGGCGTCGATCGAGAAGATCGCGGTGCCGGAGAAGAAGGCCTTGTTCCTCCACGCCGCCGGCGCGTCGCCGGAGGGCAAGCAGCTGGGCGCCTCCTCGCACGAGGCGGCAGCCGTGAGCATCACGCCGCGGACGGCCACGAATAAGCAGCCGGCGAGCCCCCGGGCGTGCCTCTGCTCGCCGACCCTGCACGCGGGCTCGTTCCGGTGCAGGCTCCACCgcggcatcggcggcggcggctccgtcGGCTCCGGCCTCCACGAGATGAGCAAGAAGCCCGGCGGCGTATGA
- the LOC136529369 gene encoding C2 and GRAM domain-containing protein At1g03370-like isoform X2, translated as MTKPAARSASTVSEAVAVAESARRVAPMKLLVRVVEARGLPAVHLNGSSDPFVKLKLGKRRAKTAVVKRSLAPAWDEEFSFLVGDVAEELVVSVLNEDKYFSNDLLGLVRVPLSQVMETDDLSLGTQWYQLQPKSKKSKKKCRGEVCLHVSLSTRTHVSDESQSVPHPPSDDLASSSDSPIERKTLSTTCSCIDLSAVSSIEPRATHSSFERFPDSILDLPARSSVEEAASEPGPPAADTDATPPNPSSVVEVLSRYFFRKPENAAPTVQHPTASDTDQPVDHRLQEPNASSSEDREIPEKGTVAPESSLDELLKVMESKDQGSEMPVNLPGGVLVDESYVAAPTELNSLLFSPSSDFWPAVAELQGTSGFQIEPWKLDSNESCVQRTLTYTKAASKLVKAVKATEEQKYLKAAANSYAVFSVVSTPDVPCGNCFKVEILYCITPGPHLSSEEQTSHLTVSWRVNFVQSTMIKGMIENGAKQGMAEGYAQFSEVLNQKLKVAELDDANSNKEKILASLHAQKETGWRLIVRFLGNFTFIFSVAIALYVIAHLHLSKPDVTHGLEYFGLDLPDSIGEVVVCAVLILQGQSIVKVTRRFLCAWKQRGSDHGVKAHGDGWLLTVALIEGTGITATGSSDLFDIYVVFTCNAKRKTSSIKFQTSDPKWNEIFEFDAMDDPPSRMDVAIYDSSGQCVIGHTEVNFLKNNLSELTDIWLPLNGKCDQASNPKLHLRIFLNNSRGTEVVMNYLAKMGKEVGKKINLRSTQTNVAFRKLFALPPEEFLIDDFTCHLKRKMPLQGRLFFSPRIVGFYANIFGHKTKFFFLWEDVDDIQVIPATLSIGSPSLMIILRKDRGLEAKHGAKGTDHHGRLKFNFQSFVSFNDAYRIITAIWKIRALSPEQKGEAIEKDEVKELLPEEGGSLFTNVDVKMSEIFSSVLSVDVESLMEMFSGGPLEHKMMQKAGCIDYTATQWELVGCNIQQRQTSYKFDKNLSRYGGEATTTEQKYSLVNQDGWAIEKVMTLQGVLLADYFNLQMKYYMTNIPSKPNTCSMLVLLGIAWLKSNKQQKKVTKTIISNTSNRLKELFAEVEKELTSKNGTS; from the exons ATGACGAAGCCGGCggcgaggagcgcgtcgacggtgtcggaggcggtggcggtggcggagagCGCGCGGCGGGTGGCGCCGATGAAGCTGCTGGTGCGCGTGGTGGAGGCGCGGGGCCTCCCCGCCGTGCACCTCAACGGCTCCAGCGACCCCTTCGTGAAGCTCAAGCTGGGCAAGCGCCGCGCCAAGACGGCCGTCGTGAAGCGCAGCCTGGCCCCCGCCTGGGACGAGGAGTTCAGCTTCCTCGTCGGCGACGTCGCCGAGGAGCTGGTGGTGTCGGTGCTCAACGAGGACAAGTACTTCAGCAACGACCTGCTGGGCCTGGTCCGGGTGCCGCTGTCGCAGGTCATGGAGACCGACGACCTCTCCCTCGGCACCCAGTGGTACCAGCTCCAGCCCAAGAGCAAGAAGTCCAAGAAGAAATGCCGCG GAGAAGTTTGTCTGCACGTATCATTGTCCACAAGAACCCACGTATCTGACGAATCACAGAGTGTTCCTCATCCTCCTTCAGATGACTTAGCATCCAGTTCAGACAGCCCCATTGAGCGCAAAACATTATCGACAACATGTAGCTGCATCGACCTATCAGCCGTTTCCAGCATCGAACCCCGAGCAACTCACAGCAGCTTCGAACGATTCCCGGACAGCATTCTGGATCTTCCAGCCCGGAGTAGCGTGGAAGAGGCAGCCTCTGAACCTGGACCACCAGCTGCAGACACTGATGCAACGCCGCCAAATCCGTCATCGGTGGTAGAGGTCTTGTCCCGCTATTTCTTCAGGAAACCTGAGAATGCTGCTCCTACTGTGCAGCATCCGACTGCATCAGACACTGATCAGCCAGTTGATCATCGGTTGCAAGAGCCAAACGCGAGCTCATCAGAAGATCGTGAAATCCCTGAGAAAGGCACGGTGGCACCTGAGTCAAgtcttgatgagctgctcaaagTCATGGAGTCGAAAGATCAAGGCAGTGAGATGCCAGTCAACTTGCCTGGTGGTGTGCTGGTTGACGAATCTTATGTCGCCGCGCCGACCGAGTTGAACTCTCTCCTGTTCTCTCCGAGTTCAGACTTCTGGCCAGCAGTGGCAGAGCTTCAGGGAACAAGTGGGTTTCAGATTGAACCATGGAAACTTGACAGCAATGAGAGCTGTGTGCAAAGAACATTGACTTACACAAAAGCTGCAAGCAAGTTGGTTAAAGCTGTGAAAGCCACAGAAGAACAGAAGTACCTGAAAGCAGCCGCAAATTCTTACGCGGTGTTTTCTGTTGTCAGCACTCCTGATGTTCCCTGCGGAAATTGCTTCAAGGTGGAGATACTGTACTGTATCACACCAGGTCCCCATCTATCATCTGAAGAGCAAACATCTCATCTTACTGTAAGCTGGAGGGTAAACTTTGTTCAGAGCACAATGATAAAAGGAATGATTGAGAATGGTGCAAAACAAGGCATGGCCGAAGGTTATGCGCAGTTCTCTGAAGTACTAAACCAGAAGCTTAAAGTAGCCGAGCTTGATGATGCTAATTCaaacaaagaaaagattttagccTCATTACATGCACAAAAGGAAACAGGTTGGCGGTTGATTGTCCGCTTTCTCGGGAACTTCACATTCATATTCTCTGTTGCCATAGCACTATATGTTATAGCACACCTTCATTTGTCCAAGCCTGATGTGACGCATGGGCTTGAGTATTTTGGCCTTGACCTTCCAGATTCAATTGGGGAGGTTGTAGTTTGTGCAGTTTTAATTCTTCAGGGGCAGAGCATTGTCAAAGTAACACGGCGCTTCTTATGTGCATGGAAACAAAGAG GTAGTGACCATGGGGTCAAAGCTCACGGTGATGGTTGGTTGTTGACTGTTGCACTCATCGAAGGCACTGGTATTACAGCTACTGGTTCATCTGACCTATTTGATATCTATGTTGTTTTTACATGCAATGCTAAGAGGAAAACAAGCTCAATTAAATTTCAGACATCAGATCCAAAATGGAACG AGATATTCGAATTTGATGCTATGGATGATCCTCCATCAAGGATGGATGTTGCTATATATGATTCGAGCGGACAATGTGTCATTGGTCACACAGAAGTCAACTTTTTGAAAAACAATTTGTCAGAATTAACTGACATATGGCTTCCTCTCAATGGGAAGTGTGATCAAGCAAGTAACCCTAAATTGCATTTGAGAATATTTTTGAACAACTCGAGGGGGACTGAAGTTGTCATGAATTACCTAGCAAAGATGGGAAAAGAAGTTGGTAAGAAG ataaatttgcggtCAACCCAAACAAATGTAGCATTCCGAAAGCTGTTTGCCCTCCCTCCAGAAGAGTTCCTCATCGACGATTTCACCTGCCATCTGAAACGGAAGATGCCACTTCAG GGCCGCCTCTTTTTCTCTCCAAGAATAGTTGGATTTTATGCCAACATATTTGGACACAAAACCAAGTTTTTCTTTTTGTGGGAGGACGTCGATGACATCCAGGTTATCCCTGCTACACTGTCAATCGGTAGCCCGTCTTTGATGATCATCCTTCGAAAGGATAGAGGTTTAGAAGCAAAACATGGTGCCAAGGGAACAGATCATCATGGAAGACTCAAATTTAATTTCCAATCTTTTGTTTCCTTCAATGATGCTTACAG GATAATCACAGCAATTTGGAAAATTCGAGCACTCAGTCCAGAACAGAAGGGGGAGGCGATCGAAAAAGATGAAGTGAAAGAACTACTGCCTGAAGAAGGCGGATCCTTGTTCACTAATGTGGATGTTAAAATGTCTGAAATATTTTCATCAGTTCTTTCTGTTGAT GTCGAGTCCTTGATGGAGATGTTTTCAGGAGGTCCCCTGGAGCACAAAATGATGCAAAAGGCCGGTTGTATAGACTACACTGCCACACAATGGGAACTTGTAGGATGCAATATACAGCAGCGGCAAACAAGCTATAAGTTCGACAAAAACTTGTCTCGGTACGGAGGAGAAGCGACCACCACTGAGCAGAAGTATAGCTTGGTCAACCAAGATGGATGGGCCATTGAAAAGGTGATGACCCTCCAAGGTGTTCTGCTTGCAGACTACTTCAAT CTCCAGATGAAGTACTATATGACGAATATACCTTCGAAACCAAATACATGCAGTATGCTGGTTTTGTTGGGGATTGCCTGGTTAAAGAGTAACAAGCAGCAGAAGAAGGTCACGAAGACTATTATTTCCAATACCTCAAATAGATTGAAGGAACTCTTTGCTGAAGTCGAGAAGGAGCTTACATCAAAAAACG GTACAAGCTAA
- the LOC136529369 gene encoding C2 and GRAM domain-containing protein At1g03370-like isoform X1, with protein MTKPAARSASTVSEAVAVAESARRVAPMKLLVRVVEARGLPAVHLNGSSDPFVKLKLGKRRAKTAVVKRSLAPAWDEEFSFLVGDVAEELVVSVLNEDKYFSNDLLGLVRVPLSQVMETDDLSLGTQWYQLQPKSKKSKKKCRGEVCLHVSLSTRTHVSDESQSVPHPPSDDLASSSDSPIERKTLSTTCSCIDLSAVSSIEPRATHSSFERFPDSILDLPARSSVEEAASEPGPPAADTDATPPNPSSVVEVLSRYFFRKPENAAPTVQHPTASDTDQPVDHRLQEPNASSSEDREIPEKGTVAPESSLDELLKVMESKDQGSEMPVNLPGGVLVDESYVAAPTELNSLLFSPSSDFWPAVAELQGTSGFQIEPWKLDSNESCVQRTLTYTKAASKLVKAVKATEEQKYLKAAANSYAVFSVVSTPDVPCGNCFKVEILYCITPGPHLSSEEQTSHLTVSWRVNFVQSTMIKGMIENGAKQGMAEGYAQFSEVLNQKLKVAELDDANSNKEKILASLHAQKETGWRLIVRFLGNFTFIFSVAIALYVIAHLHLSKPDVTHGLEYFGLDLPDSIGEVVVCAVLILQGQSIVKVTRRFLCAWKQRGSDHGVKAHGDGWLLTVALIEGTGITATGSSDLFDIYVVFTCNAKRKTSSIKFQTSDPKWNEIFEFDAMDDPPSRMDVAIYDSSGQCVIGHTEVNFLKNNLSELTDIWLPLNGKCDQASNPKLHLRIFLNNSRGTEVVMNYLAKMGKEVGKKINLRSTQTNVAFRKLFALPPEEFLIDDFTCHLKRKMPLQGRLFFSPRIVGFYANIFGHKTKFFFLWEDVDDIQVIPATLSIGSPSLMIILRKDRGLEAKHGAKGTDHHGRLKFNFQSFVSFNDAYRIITAIWKIRALSPEQKGEAIEKDEVKELLPEEGGSLFTNVDVKMSEIFSSVLSVDVESLMEMFSGGPLEHKMMQKAGCIDYTATQWELVGCNIQQRQTSYKFDKNLSRYGGEATTTEQKYSLVNQDGWAIEKVMTLQGVLLADYFNLQMKYYMTNIPSKPNTCSMLVLLGIAWLKSNKQQKKVTKTIISNTSNRLKELFAEVEKELTSKNGSLLNAATGPTTA; from the exons ATGACGAAGCCGGCggcgaggagcgcgtcgacggtgtcggaggcggtggcggtggcggagagCGCGCGGCGGGTGGCGCCGATGAAGCTGCTGGTGCGCGTGGTGGAGGCGCGGGGCCTCCCCGCCGTGCACCTCAACGGCTCCAGCGACCCCTTCGTGAAGCTCAAGCTGGGCAAGCGCCGCGCCAAGACGGCCGTCGTGAAGCGCAGCCTGGCCCCCGCCTGGGACGAGGAGTTCAGCTTCCTCGTCGGCGACGTCGCCGAGGAGCTGGTGGTGTCGGTGCTCAACGAGGACAAGTACTTCAGCAACGACCTGCTGGGCCTGGTCCGGGTGCCGCTGTCGCAGGTCATGGAGACCGACGACCTCTCCCTCGGCACCCAGTGGTACCAGCTCCAGCCCAAGAGCAAGAAGTCCAAGAAGAAATGCCGCG GAGAAGTTTGTCTGCACGTATCATTGTCCACAAGAACCCACGTATCTGACGAATCACAGAGTGTTCCTCATCCTCCTTCAGATGACTTAGCATCCAGTTCAGACAGCCCCATTGAGCGCAAAACATTATCGACAACATGTAGCTGCATCGACCTATCAGCCGTTTCCAGCATCGAACCCCGAGCAACTCACAGCAGCTTCGAACGATTCCCGGACAGCATTCTGGATCTTCCAGCCCGGAGTAGCGTGGAAGAGGCAGCCTCTGAACCTGGACCACCAGCTGCAGACACTGATGCAACGCCGCCAAATCCGTCATCGGTGGTAGAGGTCTTGTCCCGCTATTTCTTCAGGAAACCTGAGAATGCTGCTCCTACTGTGCAGCATCCGACTGCATCAGACACTGATCAGCCAGTTGATCATCGGTTGCAAGAGCCAAACGCGAGCTCATCAGAAGATCGTGAAATCCCTGAGAAAGGCACGGTGGCACCTGAGTCAAgtcttgatgagctgctcaaagTCATGGAGTCGAAAGATCAAGGCAGTGAGATGCCAGTCAACTTGCCTGGTGGTGTGCTGGTTGACGAATCTTATGTCGCCGCGCCGACCGAGTTGAACTCTCTCCTGTTCTCTCCGAGTTCAGACTTCTGGCCAGCAGTGGCAGAGCTTCAGGGAACAAGTGGGTTTCAGATTGAACCATGGAAACTTGACAGCAATGAGAGCTGTGTGCAAAGAACATTGACTTACACAAAAGCTGCAAGCAAGTTGGTTAAAGCTGTGAAAGCCACAGAAGAACAGAAGTACCTGAAAGCAGCCGCAAATTCTTACGCGGTGTTTTCTGTTGTCAGCACTCCTGATGTTCCCTGCGGAAATTGCTTCAAGGTGGAGATACTGTACTGTATCACACCAGGTCCCCATCTATCATCTGAAGAGCAAACATCTCATCTTACTGTAAGCTGGAGGGTAAACTTTGTTCAGAGCACAATGATAAAAGGAATGATTGAGAATGGTGCAAAACAAGGCATGGCCGAAGGTTATGCGCAGTTCTCTGAAGTACTAAACCAGAAGCTTAAAGTAGCCGAGCTTGATGATGCTAATTCaaacaaagaaaagattttagccTCATTACATGCACAAAAGGAAACAGGTTGGCGGTTGATTGTCCGCTTTCTCGGGAACTTCACATTCATATTCTCTGTTGCCATAGCACTATATGTTATAGCACACCTTCATTTGTCCAAGCCTGATGTGACGCATGGGCTTGAGTATTTTGGCCTTGACCTTCCAGATTCAATTGGGGAGGTTGTAGTTTGTGCAGTTTTAATTCTTCAGGGGCAGAGCATTGTCAAAGTAACACGGCGCTTCTTATGTGCATGGAAACAAAGAG GTAGTGACCATGGGGTCAAAGCTCACGGTGATGGTTGGTTGTTGACTGTTGCACTCATCGAAGGCACTGGTATTACAGCTACTGGTTCATCTGACCTATTTGATATCTATGTTGTTTTTACATGCAATGCTAAGAGGAAAACAAGCTCAATTAAATTTCAGACATCAGATCCAAAATGGAACG AGATATTCGAATTTGATGCTATGGATGATCCTCCATCAAGGATGGATGTTGCTATATATGATTCGAGCGGACAATGTGTCATTGGTCACACAGAAGTCAACTTTTTGAAAAACAATTTGTCAGAATTAACTGACATATGGCTTCCTCTCAATGGGAAGTGTGATCAAGCAAGTAACCCTAAATTGCATTTGAGAATATTTTTGAACAACTCGAGGGGGACTGAAGTTGTCATGAATTACCTAGCAAAGATGGGAAAAGAAGTTGGTAAGAAG ataaatttgcggtCAACCCAAACAAATGTAGCATTCCGAAAGCTGTTTGCCCTCCCTCCAGAAGAGTTCCTCATCGACGATTTCACCTGCCATCTGAAACGGAAGATGCCACTTCAG GGCCGCCTCTTTTTCTCTCCAAGAATAGTTGGATTTTATGCCAACATATTTGGACACAAAACCAAGTTTTTCTTTTTGTGGGAGGACGTCGATGACATCCAGGTTATCCCTGCTACACTGTCAATCGGTAGCCCGTCTTTGATGATCATCCTTCGAAAGGATAGAGGTTTAGAAGCAAAACATGGTGCCAAGGGAACAGATCATCATGGAAGACTCAAATTTAATTTCCAATCTTTTGTTTCCTTCAATGATGCTTACAG GATAATCACAGCAATTTGGAAAATTCGAGCACTCAGTCCAGAACAGAAGGGGGAGGCGATCGAAAAAGATGAAGTGAAAGAACTACTGCCTGAAGAAGGCGGATCCTTGTTCACTAATGTGGATGTTAAAATGTCTGAAATATTTTCATCAGTTCTTTCTGTTGAT GTCGAGTCCTTGATGGAGATGTTTTCAGGAGGTCCCCTGGAGCACAAAATGATGCAAAAGGCCGGTTGTATAGACTACACTGCCACACAATGGGAACTTGTAGGATGCAATATACAGCAGCGGCAAACAAGCTATAAGTTCGACAAAAACTTGTCTCGGTACGGAGGAGAAGCGACCACCACTGAGCAGAAGTATAGCTTGGTCAACCAAGATGGATGGGCCATTGAAAAGGTGATGACCCTCCAAGGTGTTCTGCTTGCAGACTACTTCAAT CTCCAGATGAAGTACTATATGACGAATATACCTTCGAAACCAAATACATGCAGTATGCTGGTTTTGTTGGGGATTGCCTGGTTAAAGAGTAACAAGCAGCAGAAGAAGGTCACGAAGACTATTATTTCCAATACCTCAAATAGATTGAAGGAACTCTTTGCTGAAGTCGAGAAGGAGCTTACATCAAAAAACGGTAGCCTTCTTAATGCAGCAACTGGTCCCACTACTGCTTAA